In the genome of Lathyrus oleraceus cultivar Zhongwan6 chromosome 4, CAAS_Psat_ZW6_1.0, whole genome shotgun sequence, the window AGGATACTCTCCCTTTAGTCTAACATCAACACACTGCTTCACCTTATCTTCACTAAGCCTCGGTGCTGCCTGATAAAATCCAATGAACAAACAATCACATTGTGTAAAATCCAATCACTGTCAGTCGGTGTAAAAAGTGTTACAATATCAATATACCACGACAAATCATATGTCTAATTCTAGAACTTGCTATGACTAACGTCAGACGTTTTTTATAATTTTATGATTATGATTATTCGACAGTGTAAAGATTTTTCCGGTGACATTATGGCATTAAcagaaagagagagaaaattaTAGCATACCCATGTCACAAGGCTTTGCTGTCCTCGGGGCAGTGTATGATCAACAGGTTTACGCCCGGTTAAGAGTTCCAACAGTATGACTCCAAAACTGTAAACATCACTCTTTGAAGAGAGGTTTCCGGTCATTGCATATCTGTCATACAAAAAAATCAAGTCATTGTTAGTCCTTAAAAACCAACTTGGAGTCAAATTTATACTCATTGAGAAAAACAAACAAATTAGTTAGGCATTCAGAAATAACTTACTCTGGAGCATGATAACCAAAGGTTCCAAGAACACGGGTAGAATGAAGACGCGCTGCTGCATCAGGGGCTTGATTCGACAGATCAAAATCAGCAATCTTTGCAACGTCATCCTCGAATAGAAGTATGTTACTAGATTTAATGTAACGATGGACGATATGAACTTCTGCCTTTTCATGAAGATATTCAAGTCCTCTGGCTGCTCCAACGGCGATTTTAACTCTTTGAGCCCATGACAAAACTTGACCAGGTTCTGCACCTTTTACACCTTTGCGCCCTATATCcaaaatcatgataaaattataTAACATACTCATGCGGATTTGTATAACATAACATACATGAAATGAAGAGTGATATGGTGTTAGGAATAACTAACCATGTAGAATGTCATGAAGGGATCCATTTGGAGCATACTCGTAAGCAAGGGCACGGAAAGGGCCGTCAACACAGTAAGTAAGAAGCTCGACAACGTTTTCTTGCTTTAGCCTTGAAACAATGGAGACCTGCGTAGTGAATGGAAATATAAGTTGATGTTTCGTTGATTATCTTATCAGAAAAATTCTAACTGTCATTGAACCAAACCTGAGAGAGAAATTCTTGGTCTGGCTGTTTACTGGAGTCCAACTTTTTAATCGCAACTTCACGTCCCGTTTTCAATGTGGCACGATATACTTTCCCGTACGCACCTTCACCAAGGAACGACTTTGAACCAAAATTATCTGTCACAGACTTCAATTCATCTACTGTAATGGAAGGCACAGAAATAGGTTGGAGATTTATAGGCCGAGGAACGGTCACTGCTGTGTGTCTTCCATGATAACTAGAATTCCCTGCATTGTACGAAAGCGGAATCAAAATGAAACGCAATTGTAGTGCCAACACAAGTACAAAAATATGGCAATTTTCGGAACATCTCAATTCGAAcaaaaagcaagttcaaaattGTTCAGTACAAGAATTTTTAATATTACACATAAAAAAACTACAAATACTGTTTCAAAAAACGACGGCGAATAGATAGTGGATTATTACCAATAGGGTTGTTTTGCATGAAGTTTCCTCTGTCAGCAGTAGTATAAGAATCATTCTCTTTGCAGAAGCCAAAGCAACCCATGATCCTATATTCTGAAGGTAAGTTTCAATATAATCGGTGTTAAATCACATAGAAAAACATTGCAAGTAAGTAAATAAAACCCTAGTTAGATATAGAAAGTATACATAATTTTTACTGCAAAACATATATTCAGAAAGTAAAAAAGTGACCAAAGAAGATTAGAAACAAGGAACCAGTATAAGATTGGGATGAAACCAAAGTGAAGTAACAGAGAGAGTAATAATAATAGTTACTGTAGTAATACGTGTTGATGAAAAGAAAGGAGACAAAAAAAGAAGTTTCCTGGTTAGGAAAGATAAGAAACAAACCTGTTAGAAATTGCAGAGTTTTTGGACCACAAAAATGGATGATGAAGTTATATGAGAGAGTTAAACGCAGAGAGATTAAAAGAATAGATGAATTTTTGTGTTTGTGAAATGAAGGAGAAACTACCTTGACTTTGCCGGGTGAGAAGAGAAgaataatataattaaaaaaaagtGCGTACGCAAAGCAAGAGGGCCTTAAAAGACATCACCAAACGTTGTTTTTTTCATATATTATTGGAAAGTCAGTCAAAGTCAATAATCATTCAAAACCCCGTTTCCATCTTGGCGGATGCTGCTTTTCTTTCATTTTTTCATTTCTCACCAACAACTTTTTCTTCTTAATATAGAGGACACCAAGTTTTTCAAAGACTTTAgccaaaatcaaattaaatgcACAAATGGCGCATACGTGGATTATTATTAGGTGATATGTCATTTGGTAAAACATAAATTGTAAAAACCTTACTCATAAAGTATTGGAATAACATAAAGATGCATGCGATGGACGATGGAAATGGTGAAGAACGTAGAAGAACAAATACAAGTATTTTATAAAACGAAAAGAGAAAGATATGTATTCTGGTAATgtaatctcttctcttcgatttAGGGTTATTCTCGTTTTTCATTTTTCACCCATTTTTAATTTAGGGTTTTTTTGAGTTTTCATTTGTAGCCCATTTCTATCTTATATTTTGAATGTTAATGTTTGGTGTTTAATTTATTATATCCGTTTTAGGGTATAAAGTTAGTTTTAGGGTTTTCTCATGAATTTAGGGTTTTGTGTTGGTTATGATtctaaatattttatttttaggtAAAAATGGATGAATTTGTTCATGTAATTAACCACCATGGAGGTTCATTTGGAGATGATGAGTTGTCTAGTTATGATGGATTAGCTTTAAAGGGGAGATGTGATGTAGATAAGTGAAACTATTTTGAGGTGTTAGGGATAATTAAAGACTTGAGATATAAGAAAGTTGGAACAATACTTTACAAGGACCCCACGGTTGGTATGTTTACTTTGAGTAATGACACAAGTGCATAAGAGATAGTTGATTTATGTAAGGTGCATCTGAGTGTTCATATGTATGTACAACATTGGATTTCTCAACCTGATCATTATGATGATCCTATAGAGGATGAGACTATAAACCCAACTGATGTTGTTATCCTTGATGAAAAAGATGTGATTGAAAAACTGGTTGAGAAATTGTCAATGATAAAGGAGATGGTGCAACTGACTTGAATGTGGTTGATAATGAGGAAGTTGTCAAATAGAATGAAATTTGAAAACTATATTGAGGATGGTATCTTGCCTAACATTAGAAAGAGGTAATATGTTACTGCTATTTTACAAATTTTGTTTGGTAATGCATAATGATAATAGTATGCATCTTAATATATACTTTGATGAATAGGATTGCGAGAATTAGTGGCGACACCAACATGTGGATTGTTAGGTATAATAGTCActtatctattgtttgttgagATTGTGTGTTTGAATCATCTATTCACTGAAAAATAATGTACTTTATTTATATATTAGAATGTTTGTTGAGCATATTTTTGAGGTTAGGCACCTTGAAAACCTTGGAGATAAGTTCTATGCCAACTTGTAAGAACACAACTTCCCATATAAGAAATGACAACTCACAGCCTTGCCACGTGTTCATGTAATTGCTTCCATGAAGAATAAGAACTTTAGGATATAGGATTACATGCCAGATATTTACAAAAAAGCCATATACCATGAGGTATACAACCATGTTATTTATCTTGTTAATAGGTCTAACCTCTAGGAAAAGGCAAACTATACTGATGTGCAACCACCAATTTTTAGAAAAATGTCAATAAGGCAAAAAAAGGGAATTTGGAGTAAGGAGAAGTTGATGGCTCTGATCGCAAAATCAGGAAGACTGGATTACATATTAAATGCAGTAGGTGCGAGAAAAATGGTTATAACAAGGCAACTTGTAAGTATCCACCTTAGACAAGTCAATCTCAGGTAACTCATGTTCAACCTCAACAAGGTTAATCTCAGGAAACTCAGGCTCAACCTCAATAAGGTCAATCTCAGGCAACTCAGGCTCAATCTTAGGCAACTCAGgctgttagacggtgtggctagtgatcgagagggggggtgaatagatcaccttTTTAAAATTGaacggatttaaaattttatcagagtttttaaacttggcggaaaatttcagtcccgaatcgacttccgtctattctgaaccgctactagaaaaccggacacgcgagtttaatgctggatttggataagaatgacagaaattattaacaccagaatcttagctagttgaatgcacttatcattaaagtctatttccaatgaataaaacctgGCTAACAATTTTGTtaaacagttggtgtgtatgtgcttaatgatgaacaatggtggactttagtttgaaagtttttcttgccactattgtatcgcaAAGGGTTCAGTCACAACACACAAACTGATATTGCAAAACTGATGAAAACGTAAAGAAAagtaaggaaagaatacgatacgcagagatttggtaaggaagttccccacgtcgtcctcgcgtgtgggtacgtctccctctcaatttcaaatgaaattgagaactttgattatcaattatgcCGAATTCGTAGATACAAGGTTACGATAcacagacagaattctaaattccaagaacttcttcttgtatgaaacctccacttgatctgagcacgatcaagaatttcctgcacgaaattgcaaacaattcaccggttccacgacctgtttgcgaaatcccccgatctccaaacgcaacgctgcggctgaatctgttctgcaaacgtgactaacaaaccctcaagaacactccagttcttgaaggacaaaccaattggtttttcctcgaaacccccttcaatcttcaactcagctagatcctcgatcgttccactgaaaaactcagctagatccttgatcgtaccactgaacgttatctcgttgatccttt includes:
- the LOC127138781 gene encoding pto-interacting protein 1, which produces MGCFGFCKENDSYTTADRGNFMQNNPIGNSSYHGRHTAVTVPRPINLQPISVPSITVDELKSVTDNFGSKSFLGEGAYGKVYRATLKTGREVAIKKLDSSKQPDQEFLSQVSIVSRLKQENVVELLTYCVDGPFRALAYEYAPNGSLHDILHGRKGVKGAEPGQVLSWAQRVKIAVGAARGLEYLHEKAEVHIVHRYIKSSNILLFEDDVAKIADFDLSNQAPDAAARLHSTRVLGTFGYHAPEYAMTGNLSSKSDVYSFGVILLELLTGRKPVDHTLPRGQQSLVTWAAPRLSEDKVKQCVDVRLKGEYPSKAVAKMAAVAALCVQYEAEFRPNMSIIVKALQPLMNNTRSSQSREPRNPNQ